The following proteins are encoded in a genomic region of Galbibacter sp. BG1:
- a CDS encoding DMT family transporter, whose amino-acid sequence MDKRILALVAAFGASLIYGINHTVAKDVMPNYIEPFGFILLRVTGAAALFWLISVWGPKEKIDTKDWPRLISCSVFGMVINMLSFFKGLSLSTPINSSVIVTITPIIVFILSAILIKERITFIRTFGVLLGFAGALGLVLFGQEMQQNAPNIALGNILFIVNATSYGIYLVLVKPLVAKYHSFTIMKWVFLIAIVINFPFTISEFKAVQWTTLPFDAIWRMAFVVIGTTFSTYLLNIYALKQLKASTIGAFVYLQPLIGILYAVVVGADKLNFIRVTAAGLVFLGVYLVTKTKKEPKISTEGNSSN is encoded by the coding sequence ATGGATAAACGAATTTTAGCCTTAGTAGCTGCTTTTGGCGCCAGTCTTATCTACGGAATAAACCATACCGTAGCCAAAGATGTAATGCCCAATTACATAGAGCCCTTTGGTTTTATCTTATTGCGCGTTACAGGGGCAGCAGCACTATTTTGGCTCATTAGCGTTTGGGGTCCTAAAGAAAAAATAGATACTAAGGACTGGCCTAGGCTTATTAGTTGCTCTGTTTTTGGTATGGTTATAAACATGCTGTCTTTCTTTAAAGGGTTAAGCCTATCTACTCCTATAAATAGCTCGGTAATTGTTACCATTACGCCCATAATTGTATTCATCCTTTCGGCGATTTTAATTAAGGAGCGAATTACTTTTATACGGACTTTTGGGGTGTTACTAGGCTTCGCAGGAGCTTTGGGCTTGGTACTTTTTGGTCAAGAAATGCAACAGAATGCGCCAAATATCGCTTTGGGAAATATCCTTTTTATTGTAAATGCAACATCCTACGGTATTTATCTAGTATTGGTAAAACCTTTGGTGGCCAAATACCATTCTTTTACCATAATGAAATGGGTATTCCTTATTGCAATCGTAATAAATTTCCCATTTACCATTTCAGAATTTAAAGCAGTACAATGGACTACACTCCCTTTTGATGCCATATGGAGAATGGCCTTTGTAGTAATTGGAACCACATTTTCCACCTACCTATTGAATATTTATGCCCTTAAACAACTAAAAGCATCTACCATAGGCGCCTTTGTTTACCTACAGCCCTTAATAGGAATTCTATATGCGGTTGTTGTTGGGGCAGACAAGCTTAATTTTATTAGGGTTACTGCTGCCGGCCTTGTTTTCTTGGGAGTGTATTTGGTGACAAAGACAAAAAAAGAACCAAAAATAAGCACTGAAGGAAATAGCAGTAATTAA
- a CDS encoding arsenate reductase family protein gives MQKIYHLSTCETCKRIIKELELPSSFVFQDIKTESITAAQLEEMQSISGSYESLFSNRARLYKERELKNKTLTEEDYKNLILEHYTFLKRPVIINNDAIFIGNSKKTVESAKKAIHG, from the coding sequence ATGCAAAAAATTTATCACCTAAGCACTTGCGAAACTTGTAAGCGTATTATAAAAGAACTTGAACTCCCTTCCAGTTTTGTTTTTCAAGATATTAAAACGGAAAGCATCACAGCAGCACAACTCGAGGAAATGCAATCAATTTCTGGTTCTTACGAATCTTTATTCAGCAATAGAGCAAGGTTGTATAAAGAACGTGAGCTGAAAAATAAAACCCTTACCGAGGAAGATTATAAAAACCTAATTCTAGAACACTATACATTTCTTAAAAGGCCGGTGATTATTAACAACGATGCCATTTTTATTGGAAATAGTAAGAAAACAGTAGAAAGCGCTAAGAAAGCAATCCATGGATAA
- a CDS encoding DinB family protein — MIAYQLEILQKSREAVLRLTEGLTEQQLNKIPEGFNNNIAWNVIHLVVTQQLLCYKLAGKDMYVSDEIVNNYRKGTAPNPSQPVSLKEFEAFKIELMKNVERIKNDYNKVDNFNSYTTSAGVTLNTINDAIAFNNYHEGLHTGYIIALLRAI; from the coding sequence ATGATAGCGTATCAATTGGAGATCCTTCAGAAAAGCAGGGAAGCCGTTTTAAGGTTAACGGAAGGCTTAACCGAACAACAATTAAATAAAATCCCGGAAGGATTTAATAATAACATAGCTTGGAATGTAATTCATTTGGTGGTTACCCAGCAGCTTCTGTGTTATAAATTGGCAGGGAAAGATATGTATGTTTCAGATGAAATTGTGAATAATTACAGAAAGGGAACTGCTCCAAACCCAAGCCAGCCTGTCTCTTTAAAAGAGTTTGAAGCTTTTAAAATAGAGTTGATGAAAAATGTGGAGCGCATAAAAAACGACTACAATAAAGTCGATAATTTTAATAGCTATACCACGAGTGCTGGGGTTACCTTAAATACCATAAACGATGCCATTGCCTTCAATAATTACCACGAAGGATTGCATACAGGGTACATTATTGCTTTACTTCGAGCCATTTAG
- a CDS encoding DUF3298 and DUF4163 domain-containing protein, with protein sequence MKQFFTLLLGILFLFISCDSEETLSFVNKDIPTENCTDCPKNCTDCPKVTIQIPQAEPAVEAASKINGTIEKFVINTLNYSEEKTSDSITTALSIFRSDYTQLKERFPEDIIPWEASIKGKVSFENENFASVKMDSYVFTGGAHGYGSVSYLNFNLQTGEELSAKDLLIDEKSFIDFAEKTFRKQEKISPEANINSSGFMFENDNFHLPNSIGFNENGIILTYNPYEIAAYADGLTKISIPFEEAKSFIKPKWLEVKQ encoded by the coding sequence ATGAAGCAATTTTTCACCCTTTTGTTGGGCATCCTATTCCTTTTCATCTCTTGCGATAGCGAAGAGACCTTAAGTTTTGTAAATAAGGATATTCCGACTGAAAACTGTACTGATTGCCCTAAAAACTGTACTGATTGCCCTAAGGTAACTATTCAAATACCACAGGCAGAACCTGCAGTTGAAGCAGCTTCAAAAATTAACGGGACCATTGAAAAATTTGTCATCAATACCCTCAACTATTCCGAAGAAAAAACATCGGACTCCATAACAACTGCCTTATCCATTTTCCGAAGTGATTACACCCAGTTAAAAGAGCGTTTTCCGGAAGATATTATTCCATGGGAAGCTAGCATTAAAGGAAAAGTTTCTTTTGAGAATGAAAACTTTGCCTCTGTTAAAATGGATAGCTATGTTTTTACCGGTGGGGCCCACGGGTATGGCAGTGTAAGTTATTTAAATTTCAACCTTCAAACAGGTGAGGAATTAAGTGCAAAAGACCTCTTGATCGACGAAAAATCTTTTATCGATTTTGCCGAAAAAACCTTTAGGAAACAAGAAAAAATAAGCCCTGAAGCCAATATAAACAGTAGTGGATTTATGTTTGAAAATGATAATTTCCACCTACCCAACAGCATTGGTTTCAACGAGAATGGCATTATTTTAACCTATAATCCTTACGAAATTGCTGCCTATGCAGACGGTCTAACGAAAATTTCGATCCCTTTTGAAGAGGCCAAATCTTTTATAAAACCTAAATGGCTCGAAGTAAAGCAATAA
- a CDS encoding cystathionine gamma-synthase produces MSKDKLRFNTKTIHGGQEPDKAYGSVMPPIYQTSTYAQSTPGGHQGYEYSRSGNPTRTALENSLASIENGAYGLAFASGLAAIDAVIKLLKPGDEVISTNDLYGGSYRLFTKIFEDFGIKFHFVNMESLSNVENAINKNTKLIWVETPTNPMMNIIDIEAISKIAKKHQLLLGVDNTFATPYLQRPLDLGADLVMHSATKYLGGHSDVVMGALVVKDKKLAEKLYFIQNASGAVAGPMDSFLVLRGIKTLHIRMQRHCENGEAVAKYLANHPKIEKVYWPGFNSHPNHEIAKKQMKGYGGMISFVTKGNNYQEAIRIVENLKVFTLAESLGGVESLAGHPASMTHASIPKEEREKTGVVDALIRLSVGIEDEKDLIEDLEQAIG; encoded by the coding sequence ATGAGTAAAGACAAACTACGTTTTAACACTAAAACCATACATGGTGGTCAAGAACCCGATAAAGCATATGGTTCCGTAATGCCGCCTATTTACCAAACATCCACTTACGCTCAAAGCACTCCTGGAGGACATCAAGGATATGAGTATTCCCGAAGTGGGAATCCTACGCGAACAGCTTTGGAGAACAGCTTGGCAAGCATTGAAAATGGCGCTTACGGTTTGGCATTCGCTAGCGGACTCGCAGCGATAGATGCCGTTATAAAATTGTTGAAGCCTGGCGATGAGGTTATATCCACTAACGATTTGTATGGAGGTAGTTACCGTTTGTTCACTAAGATTTTCGAGGACTTCGGGATTAAATTTCATTTCGTGAATATGGAATCGCTTTCGAATGTGGAGAATGCCATAAACAAAAATACAAAACTCATCTGGGTAGAGACACCTACCAACCCTATGATGAATATTATAGATATAGAAGCTATTTCTAAAATTGCTAAAAAACACCAACTGCTGCTCGGGGTAGACAATACGTTTGCGACACCTTATTTGCAGCGACCATTGGATTTGGGTGCTGATTTAGTGATGCATTCTGCTACCAAATACCTAGGTGGGCATAGCGATGTGGTTATGGGAGCCTTGGTAGTAAAAGATAAAAAGCTTGCAGAAAAACTTTATTTTATACAAAACGCCAGTGGGGCAGTTGCAGGGCCAATGGATAGCTTTTTAGTGCTTAGGGGGATTAAAACACTTCATATTCGTATGCAGCGGCATTGCGAAAATGGAGAAGCTGTTGCTAAATACTTGGCAAACCATCCAAAAATAGAAAAAGTATATTGGCCTGGCTTTAATTCTCATCCCAATCATGAAATTGCTAAAAAACAAATGAAAGGTTATGGGGGAATGATTTCTTTTGTGACAAAAGGCAATAATTATCAAGAAGCCATTCGTATCGTAGAGAATTTGAAGGTTTTTACACTTGCAGAGTCCCTGGGCGGAGTAGAGTCTTTAGCCGGTCACCCAGCAAGTATGACGCATGCTTCCATTCCAAAAGAAGAAAGGGAAAAGACGGGGGTTGTAGATGCATTGATTAGGTTAAGTGTTGGCATTGAGGATGAAAAAGACCTAATTGAAGATCTTGAGCAAGCAATAGGATAG
- the gdhA gene encoding NADP-specific glutamate dehydrogenase yields MEQKIEAFMDEVKLRNAHEPEFLQAVQEVAETVLPYIAQHEIYNGKNILLRMVEPERAIMFRVPWVDDKGEIHVNRGYRIQMSSVIGPYKGGLRFHPTVNMSILKFLAFEQVFKNSLTTLPMGGGKGGSDFDPKGKSDDEIMRFCHSFMSELFRHIGPNTDVPAGDIGVGSREIGLLFGMYRKIKNEFTGVLTGKGLSWGGSLIRPEATGYGNVYFAQNMLERKGDSFEGKIVTVSGSGNVAQYATEKATQLGAKVVTLSDSSGTIYDKDGIDEEKLSHVMHIKNVKRGRISEYLEKYPDAEYYDGKTPWHIKCDIALPCATQNELDKDNAKDLVDNGCICVSEGANMPCTPGAITVFHEAKILFAPGKASNAGGVATSGLEMAQNSLRYSWTREEVDDKLKGIMKSIHNACIEHGEDGDGYINYVRGANIAGFVKVADAMLAQGVV; encoded by the coding sequence ATGGAGCAAAAAATAGAAGCATTTATGGACGAAGTTAAACTTCGTAATGCTCACGAACCAGAATTTCTTCAAGCAGTGCAGGAAGTTGCAGAAACCGTACTTCCATATATTGCCCAGCATGAAATTTACAATGGTAAAAATATATTATTAAGAATGGTAGAGCCGGAACGAGCTATTATGTTTCGCGTGCCATGGGTAGACGATAAAGGAGAGATCCATGTTAATAGAGGTTATAGAATTCAAATGAGTTCTGTGATTGGTCCCTACAAAGGTGGACTTCGTTTCCACCCAACAGTGAACATGAGTATTCTTAAATTCTTGGCTTTCGAGCAAGTTTTTAAAAACAGTTTAACAACCCTTCCTATGGGAGGCGGTAAAGGAGGATCGGATTTTGACCCGAAAGGAAAATCTGATGATGAGATCATGCGCTTTTGCCACAGCTTTATGTCAGAACTCTTTAGACATATCGGTCCGAATACCGATGTACCCGCTGGTGACATAGGGGTAGGAAGCCGTGAAATTGGATTACTGTTTGGGATGTACCGAAAAATCAAGAACGAATTTACAGGGGTTTTAACCGGTAAAGGTCTTTCTTGGGGTGGATCCTTAATCCGTCCAGAAGCTACAGGATATGGGAACGTTTATTTTGCGCAAAATATGTTGGAGCGTAAAGGAGATAGTTTTGAAGGTAAAATTGTAACTGTTTCAGGTTCTGGGAATGTAGCGCAATATGCTACGGAAAAAGCTACGCAATTAGGGGCAAAAGTGGTAACACTTTCAGATTCTTCAGGAACCATTTACGATAAAGATGGTATTGATGAAGAAAAACTTTCGCACGTGATGCATATTAAAAACGTAAAACGCGGAAGGATTTCAGAATATCTTGAAAAATATCCAGATGCGGAGTATTATGATGGAAAAACGCCATGGCATATTAAATGCGATATTGCTTTGCCATGTGCTACCCAAAACGAATTGGATAAAGATAATGCCAAGGATTTAGTCGATAACGGTTGTATTTGTGTAAGTGAAGGGGCTAATATGCCTTGTACGCCAGGCGCGATAACTGTTTTTCACGAGGCAAAAATTTTATTTGCTCCCGGGAAAGCTTCGAATGCTGGAGGGGTTGCTACTTCCGGATTGGAAATGGCGCAAAACTCACTTCGTTATAGCTGGACGAGAGAAGAGGTAGACGATAAACTAAAAGGGATTATGAAAAGCATTCATAATGCTTGTATCGAGCATGGTGAAGATGGCGATGGATATATAAACTATGTTAGAGGAGCTAATATTGCAGGTTTTGTGAAGGTAGCAGATGCTATGTTGGCACAGGGTGTGGTGTAA
- a CDS encoding MFS transporter yields the protein MEENINKQQLFIGSCIALVVTSMTFAIRAKLEMVFGPAGVGLSLEQIGTAFAPAFWGFTLAMIFGGPLVDSLGIKRISWIAFVTHAIGITLTIMANDMNSLFIATLFVGIGNGMVEAAFNPMIASMFPTKKTKMLNRFHVWFPGGIVIGSILGWLVMDVMGLSWQIMVGLLYIPVIIYGLIFWGKKFPVTERVQMGGSFGNMVRNLGKPLFIFMVVCMLMTAASELGTTQRIESLLHNSVAYPLLVLAFINGIMALGRAFAGQVIHKLQPAGMLLFSAIFTFIGLWLLTITSGGFTFAAAAVFAIGVTFFWPTMIGFVAEYLPETGALGLSIMGGAGMLSVSLVLPIMGRLMDTANATEALRTMSILPAILIIAFLGLNIYMRKKYKTPLVQNN from the coding sequence ATGGAAGAAAACATTAACAAGCAACAACTATTTATTGGTTCCTGTATAGCACTGGTTGTTACCTCTATGACGTTTGCGATTCGAGCAAAGCTGGAAATGGTCTTTGGCCCAGCAGGAGTTGGCCTTAGTCTTGAACAAATAGGGACAGCTTTCGCCCCCGCGTTTTGGGGTTTTACGCTAGCCATGATATTTGGCGGACCGCTTGTAGATAGTTTAGGTATTAAAAGAATATCCTGGATCGCCTTTGTTACCCACGCTATTGGTATCACCTTAACGATTATGGCGAATGATATGAATTCACTTTTTATAGCAACCCTTTTTGTAGGTATAGGAAACGGAATGGTAGAAGCCGCATTCAACCCCATGATTGCTTCCATGTTTCCGACAAAAAAGACCAAAATGCTCAACCGTTTCCATGTATGGTTCCCTGGCGGAATTGTAATTGGCTCTATTTTAGGATGGCTCGTAATGGATGTAATGGGCTTAAGTTGGCAGATAATGGTTGGCTTGCTTTACATTCCAGTTATAATCTATGGCCTGATTTTTTGGGGCAAAAAATTTCCCGTTACCGAAAGGGTACAAATGGGGGGTTCTTTTGGGAATATGGTAAGAAACCTTGGAAAGCCTTTATTTATTTTTATGGTTGTTTGTATGCTTATGACGGCAGCCTCAGAGCTAGGAACTACCCAAAGAATAGAGTCGCTCCTACACAATTCTGTGGCTTACCCGCTGCTAGTATTGGCCTTTATTAATGGCATAATGGCACTCGGCCGCGCCTTTGCTGGGCAGGTGATACATAAACTACAACCCGCTGGAATGCTTTTATTCTCAGCAATTTTTACATTTATCGGCCTCTGGTTGCTTACCATTACCAGTGGCGGTTTTACCTTTGCTGCAGCTGCTGTATTTGCTATAGGCGTAACATTTTTCTGGCCTACTATGATTGGTTTTGTGGCCGAATACCTGCCAGAAACCGGTGCTTTGGGACTATCTATTATGGGTGGTGCAGGAATGCTTTCCGTTTCTTTGGTTTTGCCTATTATGGGCCGATTGATGGATACCGCAAACGCTACCGAAGCGCTGCGCACCATGTCTATACTCCCCGCAATTTTAATAATAGCCTTCCTCGGACTTAATATTTATATGAGGAAAAAGTACAAGACTCCGCTGGTACAAAACAATTAA
- the recO gene encoding DNA repair protein RecO, with product MIVTTKAIVLSALKYGDTSLIVKLFTESDGVKSYMLKGVLSSKKGKVKKGYFQPLTQLEVVANHKNKGTLESIREVKLTSSYKTLQTDVLKSSIALFLSEMLVVSLQEEEENKRLFEFISNSFSWLDDTDEVGNFHISFLVQLTSFLGFYPDDSYIDAAYFDLAEGVFVPSLYNEVMEGAGLMAFKKFLKCDYDEARLIKMGRGTRSELLNSLIRYYQLHLNDFKKPKSLEILQQVFG from the coding sequence ATGATTGTTACTACGAAGGCCATTGTACTTTCTGCTCTAAAATATGGAGACACCAGCTTAATTGTAAAGCTTTTTACAGAGAGCGATGGTGTAAAGTCTTATATGTTGAAAGGGGTGCTTTCTTCAAAAAAAGGAAAAGTAAAAAAGGGCTACTTCCAACCTTTAACGCAATTGGAGGTAGTGGCAAACCATAAAAACAAAGGTACTTTAGAAAGCATCCGGGAAGTAAAGCTTACATCCAGCTACAAAACTTTGCAAACCGATGTGTTAAAAAGTTCGATTGCTTTGTTCCTTTCGGAAATGTTGGTAGTTTCCCTTCAAGAGGAAGAGGAGAATAAAAGGCTTTTCGAGTTTATTTCAAACTCATTTTCTTGGCTTGATGATACCGATGAAGTGGGGAATTTCCACATTTCATTCTTGGTTCAGCTAACTTCATTTCTCGGGTTTTATCCAGATGATTCCTATATAGATGCGGCTTATTTCGATTTGGCTGAAGGTGTTTTTGTGCCTTCACTTTATAACGAGGTCATGGAAGGAGCTGGCCTGATGGCCTTCAAAAAATTTCTAAAGTGCGATTACGATGAGGCAAGACTTATTAAAATGGGGAGGGGTACACGCTCTGAGTTGTTGAATAGCCTTATTCGGTATTATCAATTGCATTTAAACGATTTTAAAAAACCAAAATCTTTGGAAATCCTTCAGCAGGTCTTCGGTTAG
- the ileS gene encoding isoleucine--tRNA ligase, producing the protein MKFTEYKGLDLPKTAEEVLKFWEEQDIFEKSITTREGKEPFVFFEGPPSANGLPGIHHVMARAIKDIFCRYKTQKGYQVKRKAGWDTHGLPVELGVEKELGITKEDIGTKISVEEYNEACKKAVMRYTDIWNDMTRKIGYWVDMEDPYITYKPKYMESVWWLLKQIYNQDLMYKGYTIQPYSPKAGTGLSSHEINQPGAYQDVTDTTIVAQFKAKEETLPSFLKGFGTVHFLAWTTTPWTLPSNTALTVGPKIDYVLIKTFNQYTFEPVNVVVAKPLLKKQFSGKYFEGSEEDFQNYKEGAMKIPYQVVAEGKGADMVGAEYEQLLNYALPYQNPENAFRVISGDFVTTEDGTGIVHTAPTFGADDAKVAKEATPEIPPMLVLDANDNPVPLVDLQGRFRAELPEIGGKYVKNEYYNTGEAPEKSVDVEIAIKLKEENKAFKVEKYVHSYPHCWRTDKPVLYYPLDSWFIKVTEVKERMYELNKTINWKPKATGEGRFGNWLQNANDWNLSRSRFWGIPLPIWRTEDGKEEIVIGSVKELKAEMAKAVAAGVMETDIFADFEVDNMSEENYDKVDLHKNVVDQIVLVSPSGRPMKREADLIDVWFDSGSMPYAQWHYPFENKEKVDQKEAYPADYIAEGVDQTRGWFYTLHAIGTMVFDSVAYKNVVSNGLVLDKNGQKMSKRLGNAVDPFETLKEYGPDATRWYMISNANPWDNLKFDLEGIAEVRRKFFGTLYNTYSFFSLYANIDNFTYAEDDIPVEERPEIDRWILSELNTLVKKVDEAYADYEPTRATRAISDFVQENLSNWYVRLCRRRFWKGDYEKDKISAYQTLYTCLVTVAKLGAPVAPFYMDQLYKDLVSTTNREKSESVHLADFPQFVENFVDKLLEGRMEKAQVISSLVLSLRKKEMIKVRQPLQRVMIPVLDEAQRDEIMAVEELIKSEVNVKEIELIDDASGLLVKQIKPNFKVLGPRFGKDMKLIVSEINKFDQPEIQKIEKEGEIVIEINGKSITLGIDEVEISSQDIEGWLVASSGAITVALDVTINDDLRNEGVARELVNRIQNLRKDSGFEVTDKIDVKLQKDGFVEKAVQNNMDYIKAETLTAELNFEDHLNNGTEIAFDEVNTRLIIQKH; encoded by the coding sequence ATGAAGTTTACAGAATATAAAGGATTGGATTTGCCTAAGACTGCAGAAGAAGTTCTAAAGTTTTGGGAAGAACAGGATATTTTTGAAAAAAGTATAACCACTAGGGAAGGAAAAGAACCTTTTGTTTTTTTTGAAGGTCCTCCTTCGGCCAATGGGTTGCCTGGAATTCACCACGTAATGGCACGTGCCATTAAAGATATTTTTTGTCGTTACAAAACCCAAAAGGGATATCAAGTTAAACGAAAAGCTGGATGGGATACACACGGCTTACCTGTAGAGCTTGGGGTGGAAAAAGAATTGGGGATTACCAAAGAAGATATCGGTACTAAAATATCGGTAGAAGAATACAACGAAGCTTGTAAAAAAGCGGTAATGCGTTATACAGATATCTGGAACGACATGACCCGCAAAATTGGTTATTGGGTAGATATGGAAGATCCATACATTACTTACAAACCAAAATATATGGAGAGTGTTTGGTGGTTGCTTAAGCAAATCTATAACCAAGATTTGATGTACAAGGGGTATACCATCCAACCTTATTCTCCAAAGGCAGGAACAGGGTTGAGTTCTCACGAAATCAACCAGCCAGGGGCCTATCAAGATGTTACCGACACTACTATTGTAGCGCAATTTAAAGCAAAAGAAGAAACCCTGCCTTCCTTTTTAAAAGGTTTTGGTACCGTTCATTTCTTAGCTTGGACAACTACTCCATGGACGCTTCCGTCGAATACAGCATTAACAGTTGGGCCTAAAATCGATTATGTTTTAATAAAAACTTTTAATCAATACACGTTTGAGCCTGTAAATGTAGTAGTGGCAAAACCTTTATTGAAGAAACAATTTTCTGGTAAATATTTTGAAGGTTCAGAAGAGGATTTTCAGAATTATAAAGAAGGAGCTATGAAAATACCTTACCAAGTTGTTGCTGAAGGTAAAGGAGCGGATATGGTTGGGGCAGAATACGAGCAGCTATTAAACTATGCGTTACCGTATCAAAATCCAGAAAATGCTTTTAGAGTAATTTCTGGAGATTTCGTAACTACCGAAGATGGTACAGGTATTGTACATACAGCGCCTACTTTTGGTGCCGATGATGCCAAGGTAGCTAAAGAAGCTACTCCTGAAATTCCACCAATGTTGGTATTGGATGCAAACGACAATCCGGTGCCTTTAGTAGATTTACAAGGGAGATTTAGAGCAGAACTACCCGAAATTGGCGGAAAATATGTTAAGAATGAATATTACAATACGGGAGAAGCTCCAGAGAAATCGGTAGATGTCGAGATTGCAATTAAATTAAAAGAAGAGAATAAGGCCTTTAAGGTTGAAAAATATGTTCACAGTTATCCGCATTGTTGGAGAACAGATAAACCGGTGTTGTACTACCCGTTGGATTCTTGGTTTATAAAAGTTACCGAGGTAAAGGAACGGATGTATGAATTGAATAAAACCATCAACTGGAAGCCGAAGGCAACTGGCGAAGGAAGATTTGGAAATTGGCTGCAGAACGCCAACGACTGGAACCTTTCGCGTTCTCGTTTTTGGGGAATTCCATTGCCTATTTGGCGTACGGAAGATGGTAAGGAAGAAATTGTTATAGGTTCTGTGAAAGAGCTAAAGGCAGAAATGGCAAAAGCGGTTGCAGCGGGAGTTATGGAAACCGATATCTTTGCAGACTTTGAAGTGGATAATATGAGTGAAGAGAACTATGATAAGGTAGATCTTCATAAAAATGTAGTAGACCAAATTGTGTTGGTTTCACCTTCCGGAAGACCCATGAAGCGTGAAGCCGATTTAATAGACGTTTGGTTCGATTCTGGTTCGATGCCATATGCCCAATGGCATTATCCTTTTGAAAATAAGGAGAAAGTTGATCAAAAAGAAGCCTATCCGGCTGATTATATAGCCGAAGGTGTCGACCAAACAAGAGGATGGTTTTATACCCTACACGCAATTGGTACCATGGTTTTCGATTCTGTGGCTTACAAAAATGTAGTTTCAAACGGACTGGTATTGGATAAAAATGGACAGAAGATGTCTAAGCGTTTAGGAAATGCCGTAGACCCTTTTGAAACCCTCAAGGAATATGGTCCAGACGCTACGCGTTGGTACATGATTTCCAATGCGAATCCATGGGATAACCTAAAATTTGATTTAGAAGGGATCGCAGAGGTGCGAAGAAAGTTCTTCGGAACACTTTACAATACCTACTCTTTCTTCAGTCTATATGCAAACATCGACAACTTCACCTATGCCGAAGATGATATTCCTGTGGAGGAAAGACCTGAAATTGATCGTTGGATCCTTTCAGAATTAAATACATTGGTGAAAAAGGTAGATGAAGCTTATGCCGACTACGAACCGACGAGAGCCACAAGAGCGATATCCGACTTCGTTCAGGAGAATTTGAGCAATTGGTATGTGCGGTTGTGCAGAAGGCGTTTTTGGAAAGGCGATTATGAAAAAGATAAGATTTCTGCCTACCAAACCCTTTACACATGCTTGGTAACGGTTGCTAAATTAGGAGCTCCAGTGGCTCCTTTCTATATGGATCAGCTATATAAAGATCTGGTATCCACTACCAATAGAGAGAAGAGCGAAAGTGTACATCTAGCGGATTTCCCTCAATTTGTAGAAAACTTTGTTGATAAGTTGTTGGAAGGAAGAATGGAGAAGGCACAGGTTATTTCTTCTTTGGTACTGTCCCTGCGGAAAAAAGAAATGATAAAAGTGCGCCAACCGCTGCAAAGGGTAATGATACCAGTACTTGACGAAGCACAGCGAGACGAGATTATGGCAGTGGAAGAGCTTATAAAATCGGAAGTTAACGTAAAGGAAATCGAGTTGATCGATGATGCTTCCGGGCTTTTAGTAAAGCAAATTAAGCCAAATTTCAAGGTGCTTGGGCCTCGTTTCGGCAAAGATATGAAGCTGATTGTCAGTGAAATAAACAAATTCGACCAGCCTGAAATTCAGAAAATAGAAAAGGAGGGTGAGATTGTTATTGAAATTAATGGAAAAAGCATTACTTTAGGAATCGATGAAGTGGAAATTTCATCGCAGGATATAGAAGGGTGGTTAGTAGCCAGTTCGGGTGCAATCACAGTAGCATTAGATGTAACGATCAACGATGATTTACGAAATGAAGGCGTAGCTCGGGAATTAGTAAATCGTATTCAAAACCTTAGAAAAGACTCCGGTTTTGAAGTAACAGATAAAATCGATGTGAAGTTGCAGAAAGATGGATTTGTAGAAAAAGCTGTCCAAAATAATATGGACTATATCAAAGCGGAAACCTTAACAGCAGAGCTTAATTTTGAAGATCATCTCAATAATGGTACAGAAATTGCGTTTGATGAGGTGAATACCAGATTAATCATTCAAAAACACTAG
- a CDS encoding TraR/DksA family transcriptional regulator, producing METDMKVRYSDKDLAEFRALIEAKMEKAYQDLELLKSSYKNDGNNGTDDTSPTFKAFEEGSETMSREANTQLALRQEKFIRDLKNALVRIENKTYGICRVTGKLINKERLKLVPHATLSIEAKNMQ from the coding sequence ATGGAAACAGACATGAAAGTAAGGTACTCAGATAAAGATCTAGCAGAGTTTAGAGCACTTATAGAGGCTAAAATGGAGAAGGCTTATCAAGATTTGGAGCTTTTGAAGAGTTCTTATAAAAATGATGGTAATAATGGAACAGACGATACCTCGCCTACATTTAAGGCGTTTGAGGAAGGTTCTGAGACCATGAGCAGGGAAGCGAACACACAACTTGCATTGCGTCAAGAGAAGTTTATCCGAGATCTTAAAAATGCATTGGTGCGTATTGAAAACAAAACCTATGGTATTTGCAGGGTTACTGGGAAACTTATCAATAAAGAGCGGTTAAAATTGGTTCCGCATGCTACCCTTAGCATCGAAGCTAAAAATATGCAGTAA